The window AATCATAAAACTGCAATCGAGTGGTATTTCCCAGATTTTCCAATATTTGGATAATGCTCAGGGAGCGTGAGTCAAAGCCAAGATGCATCGATTGAAACTGTCCGGATTCCGCGTCCTTGGGTTTGAGCGATACCCAGGCAATCTCCCCTTGAACACCCCTGTCCTCAACAATATAGAACTCTTCCACGTTGTCCATTCCAGCCAGAATTTCGGCTGCACTGCGATTGACCACCTCGGAAAATTGACGAACTGTCGTCTGTTGAAGATCCGGATCATAAATCCAGACATCTATACCGTCTCCAACAATCGTCTGGGCAAACGGCTCAAAGTACTCCCAGCGAAACCGATCAGGGCGATTCATCCACATCAATCCTGTCGTCTCCTCAACCACATGCAACCCTTCATCCAGGATCAGTTGATGAAACTCGGCAAAGTAAGTTGTTGTCTGACTGAAAAACTTATTGAAACGATCTGTCGATTCAGAGCCGAAGGCCGAACTCCAGACAGCTCCCAGCACGAAGGCTGTCACAAAGAAATAGGATCTGGGTATGTTCCGCTTCACGTCAGTCATTGGGAGGCGGGACAAGAACCTCACGCTTTCCGCCAGCCTGGACAGGTCCAACCACGCCAGCCCCTTCCATGGTTTCAATCATCCTGGCTGCGCGGTTATAACCGATACGCAAGTGTCGCT is drawn from Acidiferrobacterales bacterium and contains these coding sequences:
- the lolA gene encoding outer membrane lipoprotein chaperone LolA, whose amino-acid sequence is MKRNIPRSYFFVTAFVLGAVWSSAFGSESTDRFNKFFSQTTTYFAEFHQLILDEGLHVVEETTGLMWMNRPDRFRWEYFEPFAQTIVGDGIDVWIYDPDLQQTTVRQFSEVVNRSAAEILAGMDNVEEFYIVEDRGVQGEIAWVSLKPKDAESGQFQSMHLGFDSRSLSIIQILENLGNTTRLQFYDSITNQQFDEATFQFELPDDVDLIDARE